From the genome of Schaalia dentiphila ATCC 17982, one region includes:
- a CDS encoding FtsB family cell division protein: protein MASRRPSSRPSSHRRSSASEAARTTREINAEKSRQRRAAAKASKSSKGAEASAKRQKSARGAQKNEGAKRSFFRRNKGAEKGTSRTSFVRPAAEGSSVLSIGGLDVSTRLLVVLIVAAILSVMLVPSLYQWWQQERELAQIKTQVAEQQQMNADMQRQLDLWNDPDYISTQARERLGFVRPGETQYTVVDPGPQYQDSALAAAAASTGPARPWVQQLGILVGKADQPPSATPIPSAETSQSGHAPTTSQESGE, encoded by the coding sequence ATGGCTAGCCGTCGTCCTTCTTCTCGCCCCTCTTCGCATCGTCGCTCCTCCGCTTCGGAGGCAGCGCGTACGACGCGTGAGATCAACGCGGAAAAGTCGCGCCAGCGCAGGGCGGCCGCGAAGGCTTCGAAGTCCTCGAAGGGGGCCGAGGCCTCGGCGAAGCGCCAGAAGTCGGCGCGGGGAGCGCAGAAGAATGAGGGGGCAAAGCGCAGCTTTTTCCGCAGGAATAAGGGCGCTGAGAAGGGCACGTCGCGCACTTCGTTTGTGCGCCCCGCCGCGGAGGGCTCTTCGGTTCTGTCCATCGGTGGCCTTGACGTGTCCACCCGACTTCTTGTCGTCCTGATCGTCGCCGCGATTCTGTCGGTCATGCTGGTGCCCAGCCTCTACCAGTGGTGGCAGCAGGAGCGTGAACTCGCGCAGATTAAGACGCAGGTCGCCGAGCAACAGCAGATGAATGCCGACATGCAGCGTCAGCTCGACCTGTGGAATGACCCCGACTACATCTCCACGCAGGCGCGCGAGCGCCTCGGATTCGTTCGCCCCGGTGAGACCCAATACACGGTGGTGGATCCGGGGCCGCAATACCAGGACTCGGCGCTGGCGGCCGCAGCTGCATCCACTGGACCGGCGCGCCCGTGGGTACAGCAGCTCGGTATCCTAGTGGGGAAGGCGGACCAGCCGCCGAGCGCGACGCCTATCCCG
- the eno gene encoding phosphopyruvate hydratase, protein MAVIEGIGAREILDSRGNPTVEVEVVLEDGTAARASVPSGASTGAFEAVERRDGDKGRYLGKGVQDAVDAVVEQIAPELIGEEADDQRYIDQAMLDLDGTPNKGKLGANAILGVSLAVAKAAAKYADLPLYKYLGGPNAHVLPVPMMNILNGGSHADSNVDIQEFMIAPIGAPSFREALRWGAEVYHTLKGVVKERGLSTGLGDEGGFAPNLDSNAEALDLIVSAIEKAGLKPGEDVALALDVASSEFFKDGLYQFEGEGRSTDYMVEYYEKLISNYPLVSIEDPLSEDEWDAWKALTSEIGGRVQLVGDDLFVTNPARLKKGIELGAANALLVKVNQIGSLTETLDAVEEAHRNGYRSMTSHRSGETEDTTIADLAVATNSGQIKTGAPARSERVAKYNQLLRIEEQLGEAGVYAGRSAFPRFK, encoded by the coding sequence GTGGCAGTTATTGAAGGCATTGGTGCACGCGAGATCCTCGACTCGCGCGGTAACCCGACCGTTGAGGTTGAGGTCGTCCTCGAGGACGGCACCGCTGCGCGCGCGTCCGTTCCCTCCGGCGCGTCCACCGGCGCGTTCGAGGCCGTCGAGCGTCGCGATGGCGACAAGGGCCGCTACCTCGGCAAGGGCGTCCAGGACGCCGTTGACGCCGTCGTCGAGCAGATCGCCCCCGAGCTCATCGGCGAGGAAGCTGACGATCAGCGCTACATCGACCAGGCCATGCTGGACCTGGACGGTACCCCCAACAAGGGCAAGCTCGGCGCGAACGCCATCCTCGGCGTCTCCCTCGCCGTCGCCAAGGCTGCCGCGAAGTACGCGGACCTGCCCCTCTACAAGTACCTGGGCGGCCCGAACGCTCACGTCCTGCCCGTCCCTATGATGAACATCCTCAACGGTGGCTCCCACGCGGACTCCAACGTTGACATCCAGGAGTTCATGATCGCCCCCATCGGCGCTCCCTCCTTCCGTGAGGCTCTGCGCTGGGGCGCCGAGGTCTACCACACGCTCAAGGGCGTCGTGAAGGAGCGCGGGCTGTCCACCGGTCTGGGCGACGAGGGCGGCTTCGCCCCCAACCTGGACTCCAACGCCGAGGCCCTCGACCTGATCGTCTCCGCGATCGAGAAGGCAGGCCTGAAGCCGGGCGAGGACGTCGCCCTGGCCCTGGACGTTGCCTCCTCCGAGTTCTTCAAGGACGGCCTGTACCAGTTCGAGGGCGAAGGCCGCTCGACCGACTACATGGTGGAGTACTACGAGAAGCTCATCTCGAACTACCCGCTGGTCTCCATTGAGGACCCGCTGTCCGAGGACGAGTGGGATGCCTGGAAGGCCCTGACCTCCGAGATCGGTGGCCGCGTCCAGCTGGTCGGCGACGACCTGTTCGTCACCAACCCCGCCCGCCTGAAGAAGGGCATCGAGCTGGGCGCCGCGAACGCGCTGCTCGTCAAGGTGAACCAGATCGGTTCGCTGACCGAGACCCTCGACGCCGTCGAGGAAGCGCACCGCAACGGCTACCGTTCGATGACCTCGCACCGCTCCGGCGAGACCGAGGACACCACGATCGCCGACCTGGCCGTCGCCACCAACTCCGGCCAGATCAAGACCGGTGCTCCCGCTCGTTCCGAGCGCGTCGCCAAGTACAACCAGCTGCTGCGCATCGAGGAGCAGCTGGGCGAGGCCGGCGTTTACGCCGGCCGCTCTGCCTTCCCTCGCTTCAAGTGA